Proteins encoded by one window of Halomonas sp. Bachu 37:
- a CDS encoding amidoligase family protein — translation MTLQAPPNPFNYEGHRRRVGVEIEFAGLPPRDTALLVRELFGGELNVVSPHRLLVENTRWGEFGIELDTQYAHPDATLLEQPTVLDSEWERQRHQMRLEFHAWTRELIGDMVTGLVPTEVVCPPIPWDDLEALDSLFEELRRHGAKGTDASLLYGFGLHLNPELSSLEAEDILSVLRAYLLLAEWLRHEIKVDITREVLPHANPFPKEYILKVLDSGYSPDIDSLIADYLDYNPTRNRELDLFPLFAFLRPQHPHELMHTKLVKPRPTFHYRLPNAQLSQPGWGAVLEWNRWVEVEKLAARRDILAARCAAYISDHSRSPVTRWLDKLRHWLGEE, via the coding sequence ATGACGTTGCAAGCACCACCCAACCCCTTCAACTACGAAGGACATCGCCGTCGTGTCGGGGTGGAGATCGAGTTTGCAGGCCTCCCGCCCCGCGATACCGCGCTGCTGGTGCGCGAGCTGTTCGGGGGTGAGCTAAACGTCGTCAGCCCGCACCGGCTTCTGGTGGAAAACACGCGCTGGGGCGAATTCGGAATCGAGCTGGACACTCAGTATGCCCACCCCGACGCCACGCTACTCGAGCAACCCACCGTATTGGATAGCGAGTGGGAGCGCCAGCGCCATCAGATGCGCCTGGAATTCCATGCCTGGACCCGGGAATTGATCGGCGACATGGTCACCGGTCTGGTGCCCACCGAAGTGGTCTGCCCGCCGATTCCCTGGGATGACCTGGAGGCGCTCGACAGCCTCTTCGAGGAACTGCGCCGCCATGGCGCCAAGGGCACCGATGCCAGCCTGCTATACGGTTTCGGCCTGCACTTGAATCCCGAACTCTCCAGCCTGGAAGCGGAGGACATTCTTTCGGTTCTGCGCGCTTATCTGCTGCTCGCCGAATGGCTACGTCACGAGATCAAGGTGGACATCACCCGTGAAGTGCTCCCCCACGCCAATCCGTTTCCCAAGGAGTACATCCTCAAGGTGCTGGATAGCGGCTATAGCCCGGATATCGACAGCCTGATCGCGGACTACCTCGACTACAACCCGACCCGTAATCGCGAGCTCGACCTTTTTCCCCTGTTCGCTTTCCTGCGCCCACAGCATCCTCACGAACTCATGCATACCAAGCTGGTCAAGCCACGGCCGACCTTCCACTACCGGCTACCCAATGCGCAGCTTTCGCAGCCCGGCTGGGGCGCTGTACTGGAGTGGAACCGCTGGGTGGAGGTGGAAAAACTGGCGGCGCGGCGTGACATACTCGCAGCGCGCTGTGCCGCATATATCAGTGACCACTCCCGCTCCCCCGTGACTCGCTGGCTGGATAAACTTCGCCATTGGCTAGGGGAAGAGTGA
- a CDS encoding mechanosensitive ion channel domain-containing protein, whose protein sequence is MSSPVHAQGMSLPGMGSDQEETEANAEDFQQSLDDVIATLENDERRSELLSSLRELRTAQDTAEDSGVVHQGLLGALADTLTDLGEQAQAGNSPIDEWTRQLRQGSHDLRELASGAEAGEAIRSTMEGAVLAVIWGVLLAVMIALGRLVAARRGWPQDLPRDPPAWLLAVHFLRRMLPWILSFVLVLGIGQLLPLSSGRVLVLVVAYACLFGRALSVVFETVIAVFSRGHRFTAVLLLQQKALRWLFVIGALIALGDALNSSRLIEMLGAELASLISVLANMLAALLSGRFILKFKRPIRHLICNRPYRQRRDTGAVVELVRSLGGLWHVPALLLVGGSLLAIFITVGDVGTALVRSIISAGLLVLALVVTGLIRRHSERRSKRRHRHRSSQYRRRLERFGYVLGHIVTWALFGEFFMQVWGGSLLGLGQQGVASARIGQALVSLSITILLAWLIWIFADTAIQRALISSARSRGRRVNQARAQTITPMIRNVIFVTILIIAGIAGLANLGVNVTPLLAGAGVIGLAIGFGAQTLVQDLITGIFILIEDSLAVDDFVQINGHMGTVEGLTLRTVRLRDLDGIVHIITFSRIDSIHNMSRQFGIALMRIRIPHDMPVDEAINMMQETAQELRKDPMMRHYIWSPLEMQGIDRFDEGGAILRMRFRTAPEMQWDVARAFNLLLKQRMEAQGVDLGIPRLSVSMEGQTGGPLEPEASQDTELVHPQAPQGAPKPTVQEKRRDVRHFEERGSASNPNTHAKEETVDKRAGRSRAKASVALKRPQAHAKRESHAESYAGSDGNQGDE, encoded by the coding sequence ATGTCGTCCCCGGTCCATGCGCAGGGGATGTCGCTGCCGGGCATGGGCAGTGATCAGGAGGAGACGGAGGCGAATGCCGAGGACTTCCAGCAGTCGCTGGATGACGTCATCGCGACCCTGGAAAATGATGAACGGCGCAGCGAGTTGCTCTCGAGCTTGCGTGAGCTGCGCACGGCTCAGGATACCGCTGAGGATTCCGGTGTGGTCCACCAGGGATTGCTGGGTGCCTTGGCGGATACCTTGACCGATCTGGGGGAGCAGGCCCAGGCCGGGAATTCCCCCATCGATGAATGGACCCGCCAGCTGCGCCAGGGCAGCCACGACCTGCGTGAGCTGGCATCCGGTGCCGAAGCCGGTGAAGCGATACGTAGCACCATGGAGGGCGCCGTGCTGGCTGTCATCTGGGGGGTGTTGCTGGCGGTGATGATCGCCCTTGGCCGGCTGGTGGCAGCGCGACGCGGCTGGCCGCAGGACCTGCCCCGCGATCCTCCCGCCTGGCTGTTGGCAGTGCATTTCTTGCGCCGCATGCTGCCATGGATTCTCTCTTTCGTGCTGGTATTGGGCATCGGTCAATTGCTGCCCCTTAGCTCCGGTCGTGTCCTGGTGCTGGTGGTGGCCTACGCCTGCCTTTTCGGCCGCGCGCTGTCGGTCGTGTTTGAAACTGTCATCGCCGTGTTCAGCCGGGGACATCGCTTTACGGCGGTGCTTTTACTTCAGCAGAAAGCATTGCGCTGGCTGTTCGTGATCGGCGCGCTGATCGCGCTGGGCGATGCCCTGAATTCAAGTCGCTTGATCGAAATGCTGGGGGCTGAGCTCGCTTCCTTGATTTCGGTGCTGGCGAATATGCTGGCGGCGCTGTTGAGTGGTCGTTTCATCCTCAAGTTCAAGCGTCCGATACGCCACTTGATCTGTAACCGGCCGTATCGCCAGCGTCGTGATACCGGTGCGGTAGTGGAATTGGTGCGCAGCCTGGGTGGGCTGTGGCATGTGCCGGCGTTACTGCTGGTGGGCGGGTCGCTGCTGGCGATCTTCATTACCGTGGGCGATGTGGGTACGGCCCTGGTGCGTTCGATCATATCCGCCGGCCTGCTGGTACTGGCACTGGTGGTGACCGGGTTGATCAGGCGCCATTCCGAGCGCCGGAGCAAGCGCCGTCATCGCCATCGCAGCAGCCAATATCGCAGGCGTCTGGAGCGCTTCGGTTATGTCCTGGGGCATATCGTCACCTGGGCCCTGTTTGGCGAATTCTTCATGCAGGTCTGGGGGGGCTCGTTGCTCGGGCTGGGTCAGCAGGGCGTGGCCAGTGCCCGTATCGGTCAGGCCCTGGTCAGCTTGAGCATCACCATATTGCTGGCCTGGCTGATCTGGATCTTCGCCGATACCGCTATCCAGCGTGCTCTGATCTCGTCGGCGCGTTCGCGTGGGCGGCGCGTCAATCAGGCGCGCGCTCAGACCATCACTCCGATGATCCGCAACGTGATCTTCGTCACCATCCTTATCATCGCCGGTATCGCGGGGCTGGCCAATCTCGGCGTGAACGTGACGCCACTGCTGGCGGGTGCCGGTGTCATCGGTCTGGCGATCGGTTTCGGCGCTCAGACGCTGGTGCAGGATTTGATCACCGGTATCTTCATCCTCATCGAGGATTCCCTGGCGGTAGATGACTTCGTTCAGATCAACGGCCACATGGGCACGGTGGAAGGCCTGACGCTACGCACCGTACGCTTGCGCGACCTGGACGGTATCGTGCATATCATTACCTTCAGCCGCATCGACTCGATCCACAACATGTCTCGGCAGTTCGGCATCGCCTTGATGCGAATCCGCATTCCACACGACATGCCGGTGGATGAGGCGATCAACATGATGCAGGAAACCGCCCAGGAGCTGCGCAAGGATCCGATGATGCGACACTACATCTGGTCGCCGCTCGAGATGCAGGGGATCGATCGCTTCGATGAGGGCGGGGCGATACTGCGGATGCGTTTTCGCACTGCTCCCGAAATGCAGTGGGATGTGGCTCGTGCCTTCAATCTGCTGCTCAAGCAGCGTATGGAAGCGCAGGGCGTCGACCTGGGCATACCGCGGTTGAGCGTGAGCATGGAAGGCCAGACCGGTGGCCCGCTGGAACCCGAGGCGAGCCAGGATACCGAGTTGGTACATCCGCAAGCGCCGCAAGGTGCCCCCAAGCCGACGGTTCAGGAAAAGCGCCGCGATGTGCGTCATTTCGAAGAGCGAGGCAGCGCATCCAACCCTAATACCCATGCCAAGGAAGAAACCGTCGACAAGCGGGCGGGGCGGTCCAGGGCGAAAGCCAGCGTGGCGTTAAAGCGTCCCCAGGCGCATGCCAAGCGCGAATCCCACGCCGAGTCCTATGCCGGCTCCGATGGCAATCAGGGCGATGAATGA
- a CDS encoding J domain-containing protein, protein MSIARFSPFELLLLKSRNQMDTAALLLLAWVLVNRAHISEGQRRRRLAQVTASFRHGHELGPVLQIAHAQDLQAIQLAAEVLRKECSPQRGLSVMHQAITLATDNGELSQPNHYILRFLADLLSIAPGTFQTLFQELAGAPMSTPDDLSREAYWQTRPQPSRRSEKPADESPGQERQARKEEARREKAEKKQRAQQEKAQKEQQEKEQQEQARKERQERERRERARYERERQEQRHRQHESAYTPPPGDRRTRALSILGLPPGASRGEVRQAYRRMAQLHHPDRFFSESEQLAAQASLRFQKIKKAYDYLMEMY, encoded by the coding sequence ATGTCCATTGCCCGCTTTTCACCATTCGAGCTTCTGCTGTTGAAAAGCCGCAACCAGATGGACACGGCGGCCTTGCTGCTACTGGCCTGGGTACTGGTCAACCGCGCCCATATCTCCGAAGGCCAGCGACGCCGGCGCCTGGCTCAGGTTACCGCCTCGTTCCGCCACGGCCATGAATTGGGGCCGGTGCTGCAGATCGCCCATGCCCAGGATCTCCAGGCCATTCAACTCGCGGCTGAAGTTCTGCGCAAGGAGTGTTCGCCGCAGCGCGGCCTCAGTGTCATGCACCAGGCCATTACCCTGGCCACCGATAACGGCGAACTATCCCAGCCCAACCACTATATCCTGCGCTTTCTTGCCGACCTGCTCAGTATAGCCCCGGGCACTTTCCAGACCCTGTTCCAGGAACTGGCCGGTGCCCCCATGAGCACCCCGGATGACTTGAGCCGTGAGGCCTACTGGCAGACCCGCCCGCAGCCATCGCGCCGCTCCGAAAAACCCGCAGACGAATCCCCTGGACAAGAGCGCCAAGCACGCAAGGAAGAAGCGCGCCGGGAGAAGGCCGAAAAAAAGCAACGGGCACAGCAGGAAAAAGCACAAAAAGAGCAGCAAGAAAAAGAACAACAGGAACAAGCCCGCAAGGAGCGGCAGGAGCGTGAACGTCGCGAACGCGCACGTTACGAACGCGAACGCCAGGAGCAGCGCCACCGCCAACACGAGAGCGCCTATACGCCACCCCCGGGAGACCGCAGGACGCGCGCCCTCTCGATCCTGGGCTTGCCCCCCGGTGCCAGTCGTGGCGAAGTGCGCCAGGCCTATCGGCGCATGGCGCAACTGCACCATCCCGACCGCTTCTTCTCCGAAAGCGAACAGCTGGCAGCGCAAGCCTCGCTACGTTTCCAGAAGATCAAGAAGGCCTATGATTACCTCATGGAAATGTATTGA
- a CDS encoding CBS domain-containing protein has product MQANDVMTQNVITVEPDTQVRDIARLLLENRISAVPVVNAEGRVLGIVSEGDLMRRVENGTDQHKSWWLKSIFAGANDAGSYVKSHGRKASEIMTPNPLTIEETMDLGDVARLLEKHHIKRVPVVREHKLVGIVSRANLLQGLASAGPQPSESPADDRAIRDTIIREIEDKAGVRIGGINVVVENGNVELWGLVDAKEQRMAAQVAAENTNGVKRVENNLNLAPRGVGGF; this is encoded by the coding sequence ATGCAAGCAAACGATGTCATGACCCAGAACGTGATTACGGTTGAGCCGGATACCCAAGTACGAGACATCGCCCGGCTGTTGTTGGAAAACCGGATCAGTGCAGTGCCGGTCGTCAATGCCGAAGGCCGGGTGCTGGGTATTGTCAGTGAAGGAGACTTGATGCGCCGGGTGGAGAATGGCACCGATCAACACAAATCCTGGTGGCTGAAATCCATTTTTGCCGGGGCCAACGACGCCGGTTCCTACGTCAAGTCTCATGGTCGCAAGGCGAGCGAGATCATGACTCCGAATCCCTTGACCATCGAGGAAACCATGGACCTGGGAGACGTGGCTCGGTTGCTCGAAAAACACCATATCAAGCGTGTGCCGGTGGTGCGTGAGCACAAGCTGGTGGGGATCGTGAGTCGAGCCAATCTGTTGCAGGGGCTGGCCTCGGCCGGTCCTCAGCCCTCCGAGTCGCCGGCGGATGACCGCGCCATTCGCGACACCATCATCAGGGAAATCGAAGACAAGGCCGGTGTGCGCATCGGCGGCATCAATGTCGTGGTGGAAAACGGCAACGTCGAGCTCTGGGGGCTGGTCGATGCCAAGGAGCAGCGTATGGCGGCACAGGTCGCCGCTGAAAATACCAATGGGGTAAAAAGAGTGGAAAACAACCTGAACTTGGCACCCAGAGGGGTCGGCGGGTTCTGA
- a CDS encoding aminotransferase class V-fold PLP-dependent enzyme yields MPGLLPDVDPQGLLEYSVVYTDRSLNHMSQQFQGVMRDISATLKEVYHAHAAVIVPGSGTFGMEAVARQFATDQKTLVIRNGWFSYRWTQILDMGRISEQQTVLKARRIDAENAHSAFVPVPIKEAVAKIREEKPAVVFAPQVETSAGLLLPDTYIQQLADATHDIGGLLVVDAIAAGTLWVDMQALGIDVLVSAPQKGWSGPPCCAMVMLSERAGTRLVETTSSSFACDLRKWHDIMQAYENGGHAYHATMPTDSLRRLRDIMLETRDYGFDKVKQEQITLGKQARAMLKQHGFKSVAAPGFEAPGVIVSYSEDKAIVAKLAEAGVQVAGGVPLMCDEGEDFQTFRVGLFGLEKLHDAERSVAALERAIEQTTTS; encoded by the coding sequence ATGCCAGGCCTGCTTCCCGACGTCGACCCGCAAGGGTTGCTGGAATATTCGGTGGTCTATACCGACCGCTCGCTCAATCATATGTCGCAACAGTTTCAGGGCGTAATGCGGGATATCTCCGCCACCTTGAAAGAGGTCTACCACGCCCATGCGGCGGTGATCGTGCCGGGCAGCGGCACCTTCGGCATGGAAGCGGTGGCGCGCCAGTTCGCCACCGACCAGAAAACCCTGGTGATCCGCAACGGCTGGTTCAGCTACCGCTGGACGCAAATTCTCGACATGGGCAGGATCAGCGAACAGCAGACGGTGCTGAAAGCCCGGCGTATCGATGCCGAAAATGCTCATTCCGCCTTCGTGCCGGTGCCTATCAAGGAAGCCGTAGCAAAAATCCGCGAGGAAAAACCCGCGGTGGTCTTCGCCCCACAGGTAGAGACCTCCGCCGGCTTGTTGCTGCCCGATACCTATATCCAGCAGCTGGCTGACGCCACCCACGACATCGGCGGCCTGCTGGTGGTCGATGCCATCGCCGCCGGAACGCTCTGGGTGGATATGCAGGCACTGGGCATCGATGTGCTGGTCAGCGCGCCGCAGAAAGGCTGGAGCGGCCCACCCTGCTGCGCCATGGTGATGCTTTCCGAGCGTGCCGGCACCAGGCTCGTCGAGACCACCAGCTCCAGCTTTGCCTGCGACTTGCGCAAATGGCACGACATCATGCAGGCGTATGAGAACGGCGGCCATGCCTACCACGCCACCATGCCCACCGACAGCCTGCGCAGGCTGCGCGATATCATGCTGGAGACCCGCGACTACGGTTTCGACAAGGTCAAGCAGGAGCAGATCACCCTCGGCAAGCAGGCGCGTGCCATGCTCAAGCAGCATGGGTTCAAGAGCGTCGCCGCCCCCGGCTTCGAGGCCCCGGGCGTGATCGTGAGTTACAGCGAAGACAAGGCGATAGTGGCCAAGCTGGCCGAGGCCGGTGTGCAGGTGGCGGGGGGCGTGCCGTTGATGTGCGATGAAGGCGAGGACTTCCAGACCTTCCGTGTCGGCCTGTTCGGCCTGGAAAAGCTGCACGATGCCGAACGCAGCGTCGCCGCCCTGGAGCGGGCTATCGAGCAGACCACTACGAGCTGA
- the cdd gene encoding cytidine deaminase — MDESLQSGQREEASVPAAIVKQLIEVRERAYVPYSAHPVAAVAETQNGELFAGCNVEVAHYKGLCAEASAIAAMVSAGHRALRGVYVMGPGEHLCTPCGDCRQRIREFALPDIAIKVLSGSGELLKQYTMETLLPDAFGPENVGRSSPLSS, encoded by the coding sequence ATGGATGAATCACTACAGTCAGGTCAACGTGAAGAGGCAAGCGTACCCGCCGCCATCGTAAAGCAGTTGATCGAGGTGCGTGAGCGCGCTTATGTCCCCTACTCCGCGCATCCGGTCGCCGCTGTGGCGGAAACGCAAAACGGCGAGCTGTTCGCCGGTTGCAACGTCGAAGTCGCCCACTACAAGGGCCTGTGCGCCGAAGCCTCGGCGATCGCCGCCATGGTCAGCGCCGGGCACCGGGCGCTGCGCGGTGTCTACGTCATGGGACCGGGGGAGCATCTTTGCACGCCTTGCGGCGATTGCCGCCAGCGTATCCGTGAGTTCGCCCTGCCGGATATTGCCATCAAGGTACTCTCGGGCAGCGGCGAACTGCTCAAGCAATACACCATGGAAACGCTGCTCCCCGATGCCTTCGGCCCGGAGAATGTCGGCAGATCCTCTCCGCTCTCGTCATAA
- the deoD gene encoding purine-nucleoside phosphorylase, whose translation MATPHIEAARGDFADTVLMPGDPLRAKYIAETYLSDVRQVNGVRSMYGYTGRYQGREISVMGHGMGIPSVSIYAKELITDYDVKTLIRVGSCGAVRDDVQLRDVVIGLGASTDSKVNRMRFNDHDFAAIADFALTQHAVGAAKAKGVAVKVGNLFSADLFYNPQADMAELLKRYGIVGVEMEAAGLYGVAAEFGARALTICTVSDHILKGDSLSSAERQTSFDDMMQIALETVLRDDADQA comes from the coding sequence ATGGCCACGCCCCATATTGAAGCCGCCCGCGGCGATTTCGCCGACACCGTGCTCATGCCCGGCGACCCGCTGCGCGCCAAGTACATTGCCGAGACCTACCTGAGCGACGTGCGCCAGGTCAACGGCGTGCGCAGCATGTACGGCTACACCGGCCGCTACCAGGGTCGCGAGATTTCGGTGATGGGCCACGGCATGGGCATTCCCTCGGTGTCCATCTACGCCAAGGAGCTGATCACCGATTACGACGTCAAGACACTCATCCGCGTGGGTTCCTGCGGTGCGGTTCGTGACGACGTGCAGCTGCGCGATGTGGTGATCGGCCTCGGCGCCAGCACCGACTCCAAGGTCAACCGGATGCGCTTCAACGACCACGATTTCGCGGCGATCGCCGATTTCGCGCTGACCCAGCATGCGGTGGGGGCGGCCAAGGCCAAGGGCGTTGCGGTCAAGGTGGGCAACCTGTTCTCGGCAGACCTGTTCTACAACCCGCAAGCCGACATGGCCGAACTGCTCAAGCGCTACGGTATCGTCGGTGTGGAGATGGAAGCCGCCGGACTCTATGGCGTAGCGGCGGAATTCGGCGCCCGGGCGCTGACCATCTGCACCGTCTCCGACCATATCCTCAAGGGCGATTCGCTCTCCAGCGCCGAGCGTCAGACGTCGTTCGACGACATGATGCAGATTGCCCTGGAGACGGTGCTGCGCGACGACGCCGACCAGGCATGA
- a CDS encoding phosphopentomutase, translated as MTRAIVLVLDSFGIGSAPDADAFGDAGADTLGHIAAACARGDADVTDGPNARSGSLKLPNMGRLGLFHAHRDSTGHFAEGVEEPARVEGAYAYAREISSGKDTPSGHWEIAGVPVRFDWGYFLDKQESFPVELLDAIVEEAQLPGVIGNCHASGTEIITRLGDEHVRSGKPIVYTSADSVFQIAAHEEHFGLERLYQLCETVRRLLEPYNIGRVIARPFVGESAATYARTGNRRDYSVEPPSPTVLQKLCEAGGKVVSIGKIADIYAHCGISRKIKASGHDALFDATLDELDHTGARSIIMTNFVDFDSVYGHRRDVAGYAAALEAFDARLPELLTRLKPSDLLILTADHGCDPTWPGTEHTREYIPVLVSGAGLAPGSLGERGTFADIGQSLAEYFDLEPMADGTSFLSHDPSHPSAADDPTASTGAH; from the coding sequence ATGACTCGCGCCATCGTACTCGTACTGGATTCCTTCGGTATCGGCAGCGCCCCGGATGCCGATGCGTTCGGCGATGCCGGTGCCGATACCCTGGGCCATATCGCCGCCGCCTGCGCCCGTGGCGATGCGGATGTGACCGACGGCCCCAACGCCCGTTCCGGCTCCCTCAAGTTGCCCAACATGGGACGGCTGGGCCTGTTCCATGCCCACCGCGACAGCACCGGCCACTTCGCCGAAGGAGTCGAGGAGCCGGCCCGGGTGGAGGGTGCCTATGCCTATGCCCGGGAAATCTCCTCGGGCAAGGACACGCCCTCGGGCCACTGGGAAATCGCCGGGGTGCCGGTACGCTTCGACTGGGGCTATTTTCTCGACAAGCAGGAGAGCTTTCCGGTCGAGCTGCTCGACGCCATCGTCGAGGAAGCGCAGTTGCCCGGCGTCATCGGCAATTGTCATGCCTCCGGTACCGAGATCATCACGCGGTTGGGCGATGAGCATGTGCGCAGCGGCAAGCCGATCGTCTACACCTCGGCGGATTCCGTCTTCCAGATCGCCGCCCATGAAGAGCACTTCGGCCTGGAGCGGCTGTACCAGCTATGCGAAACCGTGCGCCGCCTGCTCGAACCCTACAATATCGGCCGGGTGATCGCGCGGCCGTTCGTCGGCGAAAGTGCCGCCACCTACGCCCGCACCGGCAACCGCCGCGACTACAGCGTCGAGCCGCCCTCGCCCACCGTACTGCAGAAGCTGTGCGAGGCCGGAGGCAAGGTGGTATCCATCGGCAAGATCGCCGATATCTACGCCCACTGCGGGATTTCGCGCAAGATCAAGGCCAGCGGTCACGATGCCCTGTTCGATGCCACCCTGGACGAACTCGACCATACCGGTGCGCGCAGCATCATCATGACCAATTTCGTCGATTTCGATTCGGTCTATGGCCATCGCCGCGATGTGGCGGGTTACGCCGCCGCCCTGGAAGCCTTCGATGCTCGCCTGCCCGAGCTGCTCACACGCTTGAAACCCAGCGACCTGCTGATTCTCACCGCCGACCACGGCTGCGACCCGACCTGGCCGGGAACCGAACACACCCGGGAGTACATTCCAGTACTCGTGTCCGGTGCCGGTCTCGCTCCCGGTTCGCTGGGGGAGCGCGGCACTTTTGCCGATATCGGCCAGAGCCTGGCGGAGTATTTCGATCTCGAGCCCATGGCCGACGGTACCAGCTTTCTCTCCCACGACCCGTCGCACCCCAGCGCCGCCGATGACCCGACCGCCTCCACAGGAGCCCACTGA